The nucleotide window GATCCACCCCGCCCGAGCCCCCCCGCGCACAGCCGCCTCCCTGCTCGCCCGCGCTCCTCCCGACACCCACGCCCAGGCTCCGTCGACTGGAAGACAGTCGGAAGAGTCTTCGGATCAGCCCCCTGTAAAAACGAAAGAGGTCCGCCCTTAAGCACCCCCGGGCCTCGATGCAAACCCCTGGACTCATTGGGAAATGGCGCAAGTGGCCCGTGGCATGCGCATTGCGAAGGCCCCCTCCCGTGCCGCCGAGGCGCGGCTCCCATACGGCCCCCTTCCCCGAGAGACGCCATGCAGGATTCTTCCCACTTCTCCTCCCCGGACTCCCTCTCCACGTACCTCTCGGAGATCAACCAGTACCCGCTGCTCACCCAGCCCCAGGAGCAGGAGCTGTCGCGGCGTTTCCGCAAGGGCGACCTGATGGCGGGCCACCAGCTGGTCACCAGCAACCTGCGCTTCGTGGTGAAGGTGGCCTACGAGTACCGCTCCTACGGCCTGAAGATGTCGGACCTCATCCAGGAGGCGAACATCGGCCTGATGAAGGCCGTGCAGAAGTTCGACCCGGACAAGGGCATCCGCCTCATCTCCTACGCGGTGTGGTGGATTCGCGCGTACATCCAGAACTGCATCCTGCGCAACTGGAGCCTGGTGAAGCTGGGCACCACGCAGGCGCAGCGCCGCCTCTTCTTCAGCCTGGCGCGCACCCGCCGCGAGCTGGAGCGCATGGGCGCCGGCGACGCGAGCATCGTCAACGCGGAGGAGATCGCCCGCAAGCTGAACGTGAAGGCCTCCGAGGTGCGCGAGATGGAGCAGCGCATGGGCGGCCGCGACCTGTCGCTCGACGCGCCCGTGGGCGAGGACGGCGACGCCACGCACCTGGACTTCGTCGAGTCCGCCACCGCCTCGCACGAGGACGAGGTGGCCGACCGCCAGCAGGCGGGCCTCACCCGGGAGCTGGTGCAGCGCGCCCTGCGCCGCCTGGACCCGCGCGAGCGCTTCATCATCGAGAACCGGGTGATGGGTGACTCCGAGATGACCCTCAGCGAGCTGGGCGAGCACTTCGGCTTCTCCCGCGAGCGCGCCCGCCAGCTGGAGATTCGCGCCAAGGACAAGCTCAAGGCGGAGCTGGCGCTGCTCATGGCCGACGCCGGCCTGGACGCCGCGTCGCTCTAAGGCCCCTTTCCCATCGGCCCCTTCACCGGGGACGCTGAACCACACCGAGTCCGTCCTTCGAAAGAAGGGCGGACTCATTCGTTTGCGGGGCCCTACCTCCGTCCCGCCCCCGCCCGAACGCGCGCGAGGCCGACAATCCGGCCCGGGCCGCGCTGACCCGCCCTCCCCGTCGACGCGAGGGGCCGCCCCACCCGCCCCCCGCTGTCCCAAGACGCCCGCCGTCCGGACCCTCCAGGTGCGCCCCGGATGACGGGCGTCGGGCCCCGTGCGTCCCTCGGGGATGGGAATGCCGCGCGTCGGAATCACCGCGCCCCTCCATCCCTCCTCCCGGCGCCTCCTTCCCCAGACAACAAAGACAGACACAATGGGTTTCGACAGACATCCGCCCTGGCGCGTCTACCCAATCCCCCTCGTTTGACACACACGTTTTACCTGTTACTGTGGCTTCACTCCGCGAACAAAATCCTCGCGCGAGCGCAATCAGTGGCAATGACGGCGTGCCCTCTTCCGGTGCGTCCTCGTGAAGAAGCCCGGCGGCCCTCCGGGTCTCACTCCACCCTTGAAGACAGACGTGCCCCGGGGGGCGCGCTGAGAGAGGTATGTCTTGGGCAAGCTCGGAGGCACCTTGGAGCTCATCCGCGCGCGGCTGGATGAGTTCATCCGCAACGCGGAGCTCGCGCCCCGGCAGGAGCCCTGGGTGGTGCTCTCCAACCTGACGGACCACGAGGGCCGTCCGGCCGCGCCCGCGCGCGACGCGGTGGTGATGTACCTGGCCAACCTCCAGCACGAGACCATCGTCAGCACGTACAACCGCAACGTGCCCGTGTCGCAGGACACGTACGGCATCGTCTCGCCGCCGCTCTACATCGACCTCTTCGTCCTGCTGTACGCCAACTTCGAGGACCAGGCGTACGCGGTGGGCCTGGAGGCCATCTCCCAGGTCATCAGCTACTTCCAGCAGACGCCCTGGTTCACCCAGCAGAGCCTGCCCGGGCTGGACCCGGACATCGACAAGCTCACCTTCGAGTTCGTCAACCTGGACCTGCTGGGCCTCAACCACCTGATGGGGCTGGCGGGTGTGAAGTACCTGCCGTCCGTCTTCTACAAGGTCCGGATGATTCCCTACCGGGGCACGGCCATGCAGGCCCAGGTGCCGGCGGCCAAGGGTGTCGAGGCGCCAGGGCAGCCCCGGGAGCAGGAGCCATGAGCCGCGCCCGCCGCGCCTACGAGCGCGCCCTGGACGGCCCCTCGAGACTGAGGCCCGGCCCCCGGCAACAGCCCGGCCCCGCGCCCCACCGCAACGACGGGCCCGCCCGCCGCTACTCCTACGAGCGGCTGGTGACGGTGGACCTGCGCCACACGTACTTCAACGGCTCGGAAGACCGCTGCCCCGTGCTGCGCTGCCAGCCCACGCCCGACACGCGGGTGAGGATGCGCGACTGGGGCCTGCTCTTCCTCGACGAGGGCACGGACTTCTCCGTGCTCTTCGACTCCAACCGCCTGGACGCATTCCTCTCCGCGGTGGAGCGCCGGAGCCAGCAGGGCCAGTGGACGTGGCTGTCCTTCGTGCTCGTCCCCGAGACACCCTACTTCGTCAACTTCACCGACCTGCCCAGCGACTTCCAGCCCAACCTCTACAACCTCTACTTCAACAACCTGGGCGCGCACTTCGTGGGCAGCCCTCCGTCCCCCACGGACCAGCCGCTCCACTGCGAGGGCTCCTCCGTCCTCCCCATCCTGCTCAACCCCGGCGAGCACGTCACCGCCGACAGCCGGCAGCGCGTGGTGGGCACCCAGGTGCAGGTGGTGCTGGTGAGCCAGGCGGTGGACCGCGTCGTGGTGATGGACCTGTCCGGGCAGCAGGTCCTCTGCAAGCCCTGCAGCATCCCGAAGTCCCTGCTGGCCCAGCGCACGCCCTACCTCATCACCTGCGCGCAGGTGGCGCAGGCGCGCGCGAAGGGACCGGATGAGGAGCAGCGCGTGGGGACGGTCCTCTACCTGGACCTCGCTGGCGTACCGGAGGGGCTCTACACCCTCCAGCAGCTCGCCGCCGACGGGCAGCTGCTGTCCCAGGAGGTCGTCCTCTACACGCAGGCGTATCCCGCGCCGCTGGGCTTCGTCGACCTGGTGCTGGCCAAGCCCTCCCCCCAGGACACGGGGCTGTATCCCCTGTGCGACGTGCCTCCGCAGGGAGAAGGCGCGCGCGTCGTCCCGCTGGAGCTCCAGCTCTGCTTCGAGCGGCGCAGCACGCGCTGGTGCTACTACGTCGTGCCGCCCAAGGGTGTCACCTACGAGCAATTGCGGCTGGTCGACACGGACCCGTCCCAGCCCGTCACCTTCTCCGGCCCCACGCCCCACCTCATCCCGGGCGCGGGGGTGACCCAGCGCTTCCTCGCGGACCAGGACCTGCCGCTGCAGGAGCGCTCCACCTTCGTCTTCGAGCTCAAGGGGCTGAGGACCCAGGGCCTCTTCGAGAACACGCTGATGTCGCGCGTGCCCGTCGCCACACCCGCGCTGGTGCAGCCCCGGAGCGGGCCTGCGCCCGGCAAGCCCCGGAGCACGCGCCCCACCCGGCACACCCGGGACACGCGGGCCGCGCCGGAGGAGTCGCGCGACTACTCGGACATCTTCCTGAACCTCTGAACCCCGCAGCAGCAGCAGCGCCACCCACGAAACGAGGACCCGATGGCCACCCGACCCGCACGCAAGACTCCCGGCGTCTATGTCACCGAGCTGGACGCCTTCCCCCCCTCCGTCGTCGGCATCCAGACGGCGGTGCCCGCCTTCATCGGCTACACCCAGACGGCGCAGCTGAGCGGCAAGCCCGTCCTCAACAAGCCCATCCTCATCAACTCGCTGGCGGACTATCAGCAGGTCTTCGGCGGCGCGCCGGACCCGCTCTTCCGGCTGGACGAGGTCACCGACACCACCAAGCAGAAGGCCGGTGACTACGACTTCAAGGTGTACGACGCGACCGCGGCCGTCTGGAAGTACTACAACCTCATCAACTCCACCGGCACCCAGTTCAACCTCTTCAACAGCCTGCGGCTGTTCTACGCGAACGGCGGCGGCACCGCGTACATCGTCTCCGTGGGCGACTACACGGCCACGCTGGGCGCCGACGCGCTCAAGGGCGGCCTGGACGTCATCGCCGAGCAGGTGGGCCCGACGATGCTCGTCGTCCCGGACGCGGTGAACCTCACCACGCTGGCCGACTACCAGAAGGTCTCCTCGAAGATGCTCGACCAGTGCGGGCAGCTCAAGGACCGCGTGGCGCTGCTGGACGTGTGGGGCTCGGCCACCGTCACCAAGGACACCCTCACGCAGGTCATCACCGACTACCGCGGCATCCTCGGGGACAAGTTCCTCAACTACGGCATGGCGTACTTCCCCTTCCTGCACACCTCCGTGCAGGAGGTGAGCGACTTCGACTACCGGAACATCACCCTGGAGGCGACGCTCAAGGACATCCTCAAGCTGGAGAGCGCCAACCTCTACGCCACCAACCCCACGCGCAAGACGGCGGTGGACGCGGACATCGACAAGATTGGCACCGTCACGCTCGAGGAGGAGGTGCTGGCGCTCAACCAGAACCTCACCGCCGCGCTGCCCCTGCTCACGGACATGCTGCGCGTCATCACCGGCAAGGACGACGTGCTGCCCTCCAGCGGCGCCATGGCGGGCATCTACACGTGGAACGACACCAACCGGGGCGTGTGGAACGCGCCGGCCAACGTCAGCCTGACGTCCGTCACCAGCACCACCTTCAAGCTCAACAACGACCAGCAGGCGGACCTCAACGTCCCGGTGGACGGCAAGGCCATCAACGCCGTGCGCGAGTTCGTGGGCCGGGGCTCCGTGGTGTGGGGCGCGCGCACGCTGGACGGCAACAGCAACGACTGGCGCTACATCCAGGTGCGCCGCACGCTCGTCTACGTGGAGCAGTCCATCAAGAGCTCGCTGGACCGCTTCGTCTTCTCCGCCAACGACGGCAACACCTGGGCGTCGGTGACGTCCATGGTGTCCAGCTTCCTGCAGGGGCTGTGGTCGCAGGGCGGCCTGCTCGGCGCCACCGCGTCGGACGCCTTCAGCGTGGAGTGCGGATTGGGCAGCACCATGACGGCCCAGGACGTGCTCGAGGGCTACATGGTCGTGCAGGTCACCCTGCAGATGATCCGCCCGGCGGAGTTCATCGAGCTGACCTTCAAGCAGAAGATGGAAGGCGCCAGCGCGTAGCGCCTTCGCGACGTTCCACGACTGATTCCACCCGATTCAAGCCGAACGAGGAGCCGCCATGGCAGGAGAAGTTCAGAACGACATCTGGCCGTTGCCGAAATTCTATTTCTCCGTGCAGCTCGGAGACGACACCTCCGTGAGCTTCCAGGAAGTCGACGGCCTGGAGACGGAGACGCAGGTCATCGAGTACCGGCACGGCAACAACCCCAGCTTCTACCCCATCAAGATGCCCGGTCTGGCCAAGGTGGGGAACGTGAGGATGCGCAAGGGCATCTTCGTGAACGATGCCCGCTTCTGGGACTGGTACAACGAAATCAAGATGAACACGATTGCCCGGCGGACGGTCATCATCAGTCTGCTGGATGAGCAGGGCGCGCCGAAGATGACGTGGACGCTCAACAACGCGTGGCCCACGAAGCTCTCCGGTACGGACCTCAAGTCCGAGGGCAACGAGGTGGCCGTGGAGACGCTCGAGCTCGCCTTCGAGACGCTCGTCGTCGCCGCGCCTTAAATCCCTCTCATCGCCATGTCCGAACCCTACTATCCGCCAGGCGCGTTCTACTTCAGCGTCTCCGTGCTCGGCTCCGCGACGCTGCTCGCGGCGGCGAGTGATTTGGACGCGTCGTTCCAGGAGATCTCCGGCATCGAGGCCCGCTGGGACACCGAGGACGTCACCGAGGGCGGCGAGAACCGCTTCATCCACAAGCTGCCCAAGGCGGCCCGGTACTCCAACCTGGTGCTCAAGCGGGGCGTGGTGACGCGGGACTCGTTCCTGGCGGAGTGGTTCGGACAGAGCGTGGGCTCGGGGCTGTCCTTGCCCCTGCTCCCGCAGAACATCCTGGTGCTGCTGCTCAACGAGGAAGGCCTGCCGCTGGTGGCGTGGGGCTTCGTCAACGCGTGGCCGCTGCGCTGGCAGGTCTCACCGATGAGCTCGCAGGAGAACCGCATCCTCACCGAGTCATTGGAGCTGTCCTACAACTACTTCGAGCGGGTGAACCTGGGCAGCCCGGCCTCCGTGGCCATCAAGCTGGCCCAGCTCACCTCTCGGTTGATGTGAGGCGCGCATGCCGCTGGAGGTCAACGAGGTGGGCATCCAGGTCAGCGTGAAGGACGGCTCGGGCGGAGACGGCCTGGAGGTGTCCAGCACGCCGGTGGCGGACTGCAACCACGCGGAGGAGCAGGCGGAGAAGGAGCGGATGATGGAGGAGTGCGTGCGGCGCGTGCTCCAGGTGCTCAAGGCCCAGCGGGAGCGTTGACCATGGGGTTCTCCGGCAGCCTCGAGAAGATGAACGTCATCGCCTACCAGAAGTCCGACTTCACGTCGGAGGTGGGCCGCTACACCGTGTACATCAACCCGGCGTCGTACTCGCACGTGTACTGCGTGAAGTACAACGACGTGCAGCCGCAGGGCAGCAGCGGCGGCTCGCCGGAGTTCAACCGGATTCCCTCCGACACGGTGGAGCTGGAGCTGGTGTTCGACGGCACGGGCGTGGTGCCCAGCCCGCTGCCGGGGCTGATGCCCTTCACCGACGACGGCATCTCCGAGCAGGTGTCGAAGTTCAAGAACCTGGTCTTCACCTACAACGGGAACATCCACAGCCCCAACTACCTGAAGCTGTCGTGGGGCACGTTCCTGTTCAAGTGCCGGCTGTCGAAGCTGAGCATGACGTACACGCTGTTCAAGCCGGACGGCACGCCGCTGCGCGCCCGGGCCAAGGGGACGTTCCTCGGCTACAACGACGAGGTGGAGCTGGCGCTCCAGGCCCGGATGAGCTCTCCGGACCTGACGCACGTGCGCACGGTGAAGGCAGGGGACACGCTGCCGCTGATGTGCTTCCGCATCTACGGCACCAGCACGCTCTACCTGGAGGTCGCGCGGGTCAACGGCCTGGTCGACTTCCGGCGGCTCAGGGTGGGCTCGCAGTTGGTCTTCCCGCCGCTGAAGGAAAGCCAGACATGAGCACGCCCACGCCGGCGAAGGACGCGGGCGCCCTGACGACGTTCGCCATCCAGGCGAACGGGGCGCTCATCCCCTCCACGTTCCGCGTCGTCTCGGTGGACACGTGGCTGGGGGTCAACAAGCTGCCGCGCGCGAAGCTGGTGCTGTTCGACGGGGATGCGTCCACCGGCACCTTCCCCATCAGCGCGACCTCCACCTTCCTGCCCGGGGCGCGCGTCACCATCTCCGCCGGCTACGACGGGGACAACACGCGCATCTTCGAGGGCGTGGTGTGCCGGCAGGGGTTGGACATCGACGCGGCGTCGGGCTCGAAGCTGGTGGTGGAGCTGAGCGACGAGGCGCTGAAGATGACGCTGGAGCGCAAGAGCGGCTTCTTCGAGAAGGTGAAGGACAGCGCGCTCATCCAGACGCTGCTGTCGCGCAACGGGCTGTCCGGGAGCGTGGCGGCCACCACGGGCGTGCACGACGAAATCGTCCAGTACTACGCCACGGACTGGGACCTGATGGTGACGCGGGCGCAGCTCAACGGCCTGGTCGTCATGGCGGACGGCGGGAAGGTGACGGTGGCGGAGCCGGACACGAGCCAGGCGCCGGTGCTCGCGGTGGCGTACGGCACCACACTGCTGTACCTGCAGGCGGAGCTGGACGCGACGACGCAGTTCGATGCGTCCTCCATCAAGGGCTACACCTGGGACGCGGGGGCGCAGAAGCTCATCGAGTCGGGGCCTCGCGCGGTGTCGGTGAAGGAGCAGGGCAACGTCTCGTCGGCGGAGCTGGCCAAGGTCTTCGGCGCGAAGAAGGTGGTGGTGCAGACGGGCGCGGAGCTGACGTCCACGGACCTGCAGGACTGGGCCTCGGCGGAGCTGCTCTTGTCGAAGCTGTCGAAGATTCGCGGCACGGCGCGCTTCCAGGGCAGCGCGCTCGCCAAGGTGGGCAAGACGCTGGAGCTGGGCGGGCTGGGGCCCCGCTTCAACGGCACGGCCTTCATCAGCGGCGTGCGGCACCACATCGAGGACGGGCGGTGGCTGACGACGGTGGACTTCGGGCTGTCCTCGCGCTGGTTCACGTCGGAGGCGCCGGACATCGCGGCGCCCGGGGCGTCCGGGCAGCTTCCTCCCGTCAAGGGACTGCAGACGGGCGTGGTGAAGCAGGTGGCCAAGGACCCCGGCGGGGAGCTGCGCGTGCTGGTGGGGCTGCCGCTCTTCCAGGACCCGAGCCAGGGCGTGTGGGCGCGGCTGGGGATGTTCTACGCGTCCAAGGGCGTGGGCGCGCTGTTCTACCCGGAGGTCGGCGACGAGGTGGTGGTGGGCTTCATGAACGAGGACCCGAGAGACCCCATCATCCTCGGCTCCGTGTACAGCAAACAGCGTGCGCCCGCGACGGCGCCGGACGAGCAGAACACGAGGAAGGCCGTGGTGACGCGCTCCAAGCTGGAGCTGTCGTTCGACGACGAGAAGAAGGTCATCCTCATCAAGACGCCCGGCGGCCACACGGTGAAGCTGGACGACGCGTCCGGGGCCCTCTCGCTGCAGGACAGCAACGGCAACACCGTGTCGCTGTCCAAGGGGGGCATCGCGCTGGACAGCGCGTCCGACGTGAAGATTTCAGCGAAGCGCAACGTGGCGGTGAAGGCGGGTGGGAACCTGACGCTCGAGGCCACGGGGAATGTCTCCGTGAGCGGCGCGCAGGTGACGAACAAGGCCTCGATGAAGTTCGCGGCCAGCGGCAACGCGCAGGCCGAGGTGACGTCCAGCGGCGTCCTCACGGTGCGCGGCACGCTGGTCAAAATCAACTGAGTGCCGTGCCTGAAAGGAGTGCCTCATGCCTCCCGCAGCCCGACTCACCGACTTCCATCAGTGCCCCATGACGACGCCCGTGGGCCCCGTGCAGGTGCCGCACGTCGGCGGCCCCATCGCGGGCCCTGGCGCCGTCACCGTGCTCATCGGCGGGCTGCCCGCGGCGAAGGTGGGTGACATCGCCATCTGCGTGGGGCCGCCGGACGCCATCGTGAAGGGCTCCATGACGGTGAAGGTGATGGGGCTGCCGGCGGCGCGGCTGGGGGACAAGACGGCCCATGGCGGCACCGTGCTCGTGGGCCTGCCCACGGTGATGATTGGAGGGTGAGGCGCCATGGAGACCAAGGCCCCTTCGTTCCTCGGCACAGGGTGGAGCTTTCCGCCCACGTTCTCCCGGAGCACCGGCGGCGTGATGATGGCCAGCGGCGAGCTGGACATCCGCGAGAGCCTCTGGGTGCTCCTGTCCACGTCGCTGGGCGAGCGGACCATGCTGCCCAACTACGGCTGTGAGCTCCGGCAGATGGTGTTCCGCGGCGTGAACACCACGCTGACGCGGCAGATACAGGACTACGTCCAGCAGGCCATCCTCTACTGGGAGCCGCGCATCGTCGTGGACGCGGTGACGGTGCAGAAGGACGCCTCGGTGGAGGGACTGCTCTCCATCACCGTGTCCTATGTCGTCACGCAGACGAACTCGCGCAGCAACCTCGTCTACCCCTTCTATCTGCAGGAGGGGAGCATCCCGGTCACGGGGCCCTAGACCATGGCTCCGCTCGACAAGAAGGTCGCCCTCAACGACGCGCCCAGTCAGCTCACGCGGTGGCTGCGCGCGCTGGAGGACGGGTATGCGCCGGTGGACGGGCGCACGCGCTCGGAGCTGCTCGACTTCGCGCCGCGCTTCGGGGCGCTCGTCTACTTCTATGACTTGAAGAACCAGCGCGACGGGAACTGGTCGGAGTTCTTCCTCGCGGACCCGGTGATGGTGCTCGCGTCCGTCGACGCGCTCGACACGGGCGCGGTGGAGGAGCAGTTCCTGCGCACGACGCGGGAGGTGGACCTGGCGCGGACGCCGGAGCGCGCCTTCCAGACGCTCTCGGAGGGCTTCGAGCTCATCCTCGGGCTCGCGCGCCGCTTCGACCTGTGGCTGCGCGGCGCGGGGCTGGGCGCGCAGGGCGAGGCGGCGCGCCTGTTGGGGCAGGACCTGGTGAACGCCGTCGAGGGGCCTCTGTCGGGAGCGCTGCGCTCGCTGGTGAGCCTGGCGAAGGGCGCGGCCGGGCCGCAGGCGCTGGGGCGGCTCATCCGTTTGGACGTGGCTGGGATGTCGCCGCTCTGGGGGGTGGAGGACCTTCCGGCGGATGGCTCGGCGTATCGCGGCGCGACGAAGGAGGCGCGGGCGCGCTCGGCGATGGCGAAGCTGGAGCCGCTGTTGGGGGCGTTCCTGGATTCGCTCTCGCAGCTCCAGGGGCTCGCGCGGCAGGTGCTGCCCTCGGTGCTGGCGAATGGGGACCATCCTCCGCACCTGGCGCTCTACATGGCGTTCGTGCGGCTCTTCCGCACCGCGCAGGACACCGTCAACTCGGTGTCGGGGCGGTATGCGTCGTTCTATTACCGCGACGTGCTGCGCCTGCGTCCTCGCGGCGCGTTGCCGGACAGCACCTACCTCACGTTCACGCTCGCCGATGACGAGGCCGTACGAAGTGAGGTCGTCCCCCGAGGTACCCTGTTCCCCGCGGGGAAGCGGCCGGATGGACAGGACATCCTCTTCGCCTCTGACACCACGGTGGGCGTCTCCCGCGCCACCGTGGCCCGGCGCCTCGCCCTGCGGGTGTTGAGCGGACCGCTGATTCCGGAAGTCGCGTCACCCGTCGAGAGCGAGACGCCACTCACCG belongs to Myxococcus fulvus and includes:
- a CDS encoding phage tail sheath family protein; the protein is MATRPARKTPGVYVTELDAFPPSVVGIQTAVPAFIGYTQTAQLSGKPVLNKPILINSLADYQQVFGGAPDPLFRLDEVTDTTKQKAGDYDFKVYDATAAVWKYYNLINSTGTQFNLFNSLRLFYANGGGTAYIVSVGDYTATLGADALKGGLDVIAEQVGPTMLVVPDAVNLTTLADYQKVSSKMLDQCGQLKDRVALLDVWGSATVTKDTLTQVITDYRGILGDKFLNYGMAYFPFLHTSVQEVSDFDYRNITLEATLKDILKLESANLYATNPTRKTAVDADIDKIGTVTLEEEVLALNQNLTAALPLLTDMLRVITGKDDVLPSSGAMAGIYTWNDTNRGVWNAPANVSLTSVTSTTFKLNNDQQADLNVPVDGKAINAVREFVGRGSVVWGARTLDGNSNDWRYIQVRRTLVYVEQSIKSSLDRFVFSANDGNTWASVTSMVSSFLQGLWSQGGLLGATASDAFSVECGLGSTMTAQDVLEGYMVVQVTLQMIRPAEFIELTFKQKMEGASA
- a CDS encoding CIS tube protein translates to MGFSGSLEKMNVIAYQKSDFTSEVGRYTVYINPASYSHVYCVKYNDVQPQGSSGGSPEFNRIPSDTVELELVFDGTGVVPSPLPGLMPFTDDGISEQVSKFKNLVFTYNGNIHSPNYLKLSWGTFLFKCRLSKLSMTYTLFKPDGTPLRARAKGTFLGYNDEVELALQARMSSPDLTHVRTVKAGDTLPLMCFRIYGTSTLYLEVARVNGLVDFRRLRVGSQLVFPPLKESQT
- a CDS encoding Pvc16 family protein, yielding MGKLGGTLELIRARLDEFIRNAELAPRQEPWVVLSNLTDHEGRPAAPARDAVVMYLANLQHETIVSTYNRNVPVSQDTYGIVSPPLYIDLFVLLYANFEDQAYAVGLEAISQVISYFQQTPWFTQQSLPGLDPDIDKLTFEFVNLDLLGLNHLMGLAGVKYLPSVFYKVRMIPYRGTAMQAQVPAAKGVEAPGQPREQEP
- the vgrG gene encoding type VI secretion system tip protein VgrG — its product is MSTPTPAKDAGALTTFAIQANGALIPSTFRVVSVDTWLGVNKLPRAKLVLFDGDASTGTFPISATSTFLPGARVTISAGYDGDNTRIFEGVVCRQGLDIDAASGSKLVVELSDEALKMTLERKSGFFEKVKDSALIQTLLSRNGLSGSVAATTGVHDEIVQYYATDWDLMVTRAQLNGLVVMADGGKVTVAEPDTSQAPVLAVAYGTTLLYLQAELDATTQFDASSIKGYTWDAGAQKLIESGPRAVSVKEQGNVSSAELAKVFGAKKVVVQTGAELTSTDLQDWASAELLLSKLSKIRGTARFQGSALAKVGKTLELGGLGPRFNGTAFISGVRHHIEDGRWLTTVDFGLSSRWFTSEAPDIAAPGASGQLPPVKGLQTGVVKQVAKDPGGELRVLVGLPLFQDPSQGVWARLGMFYASKGVGALFYPEVGDEVVVGFMNEDPRDPIILGSVYSKQRAPATAPDEQNTRKAVVTRSKLELSFDDEKKVILIKTPGGHTVKLDDASGALSLQDSNGNTVSLSKGGIALDSASDVKISAKRNVAVKAGGNLTLEATGNVSVSGAQVTNKASMKFAASGNAQAEVTSSGVLTVRGTLVKIN
- a CDS encoding DUF5908 family protein; amino-acid sequence: MPLEVNEVGIQVSVKDGSGGDGLEVSSTPVADCNHAEEQAEKERMMEECVRRVLQVLKAQRER
- a CDS encoding RNA polymerase factor sigma-32, encoding MQDSSHFSSPDSLSTYLSEINQYPLLTQPQEQELSRRFRKGDLMAGHQLVTSNLRFVVKVAYEYRSYGLKMSDLIQEANIGLMKAVQKFDPDKGIRLISYAVWWIRAYIQNCILRNWSLVKLGTTQAQRRLFFSLARTRRELERMGAGDASIVNAEEIARKLNVKASEVREMEQRMGGRDLSLDAPVGEDGDATHLDFVESATASHEDEVADRQQAGLTRELVQRALRRLDPRERFIIENRVMGDSEMTLSELGEHFGFSRERARQLEIRAKDKLKAELALLMADAGLDAASL
- a CDS encoding PAAR domain-containing protein → MPPAARLTDFHQCPMTTPVGPVQVPHVGGPIAGPGAVTVLIGGLPAAKVGDIAICVGPPDAIVKGSMTVKVMGLPAARLGDKTAHGGTVLVGLPTVMIGG
- a CDS encoding phage tail protein, which codes for MSEPYYPPGAFYFSVSVLGSATLLAAASDLDASFQEISGIEARWDTEDVTEGGENRFIHKLPKAARYSNLVLKRGVVTRDSFLAEWFGQSVGSGLSLPLLPQNILVLLLNEEGLPLVAWGFVNAWPLRWQVSPMSSQENRILTESLELSYNYFERVNLGSPASVAIKLAQLTSRLM
- a CDS encoding GPW/gp25 family protein, producing METKAPSFLGTGWSFPPTFSRSTGGVMMASGELDIRESLWVLLSTSLGERTMLPNYGCELRQMVFRGVNTTLTRQIQDYVQQAILYWEPRIVVDAVTVQKDASVEGLLSITVSYVVTQTNSRSNLVYPFYLQEGSIPVTGP
- a CDS encoding phage tail protein: MAGEVQNDIWPLPKFYFSVQLGDDTSVSFQEVDGLETETQVIEYRHGNNPSFYPIKMPGLAKVGNVRMRKGIFVNDARFWDWYNEIKMNTIARRTVIISLLDEQGAPKMTWTLNNAWPTKLSGTDLKSEGNEVAVETLELAFETLVVAAP